A genomic window from Streptomyces sp. MST-110588 includes:
- a CDS encoding glycosyltransferase, whose translation MRVLLTSWGSRGDVEPLAGLAVGLRELGAQATVCVPPDEEFTALMARVGVPLVPLGPTVRSVVAGAKPPTAKDAFRLAPELVAARFEALGAAAEGCDALVATGLMPAGARDVAEKLGIPYVLACFHTFGLPSRHFRPGSRPGEPSPQEETDHRVLWKQDAQRVNGLYGEALNRHRAAIGLPPVDNVRDHVFTDRPWLAADPVLCPSQGMTELDLVQTGAWILPDDRPLPAGLEAFLKAGTPPVYVGFGSMAAHAPKDIARVATEAIRAQGRRVLLARGWAGLAPVDDAADCFVVGEVNQQALFRRVAAVVHHGGAGTTTTAARAGAPQVVVPQIADQPYWGARVAELGIGAVHDGRTPTVESLSAALNVALFNETRARAEDVAGTIRTDGARVAAELLLDMAGRGRARASA comes from the coding sequence ATGCGGGTGTTGCTGACGTCATGGGGATCGCGCGGGGATGTCGAACCGCTGGCGGGACTGGCGGTGGGGTTGCGGGAGCTCGGAGCACAAGCAACGGTGTGCGTGCCGCCGGACGAGGAGTTCACGGCGCTGATGGCACGTGTCGGCGTGCCGCTGGTGCCGCTCGGTCCGACGGTGCGCTCGGTGGTCGCCGGGGCGAAGCCGCCGACGGCCAAGGACGCGTTCCGGCTCGCTCCCGAGCTGGTCGCCGCGCGGTTCGAGGCGCTGGGCGCGGCGGCCGAGGGGTGTGACGCGCTGGTGGCGACCGGGCTGATGCCGGCCGGTGCGCGGGACGTGGCCGAGAAACTGGGCATTCCCTACGTGCTCGCGTGCTTCCACACCTTCGGGCTGCCGTCGCGGCACTTCCGTCCGGGGTCGCGGCCGGGCGAGCCGTCCCCGCAGGAGGAGACCGACCACCGGGTGCTGTGGAAGCAGGACGCCCAGAGGGTGAACGGGCTGTACGGCGAGGCGCTCAACCGCCACCGGGCGGCGATCGGTCTGCCGCCGGTGGACAACGTCCGCGACCACGTCTTCACCGACCGGCCGTGGCTGGCGGCGGACCCGGTGCTGTGTCCGTCGCAGGGGATGACGGAGCTCGACCTCGTACAGACCGGGGCGTGGATCCTGCCCGACGACCGCCCGCTCCCGGCCGGCCTGGAGGCGTTTTTGAAGGCCGGCACGCCGCCGGTGTACGTGGGCTTCGGCAGCATGGCCGCGCACGCCCCGAAGGACATCGCCCGGGTGGCCACCGAAGCGATCCGCGCGCAGGGCCGCCGGGTGCTCCTCGCCCGCGGCTGGGCGGGCCTGGCGCCGGTCGACGACGCCGCGGACTGCTTCGTGGTCGGCGAGGTCAACCAGCAGGCGCTGTTCCGCCGGGTGGCCGCCGTCGTGCACCACGGCGGCGCCGGCACCACGACGACGGCGGCCCGGGCCGGGGCGCCTCAGGTGGTGGTCCCCCAGATCGCGGACCAGCCGTACTGGGGTGCCCGGGTGGCCGAGCTGGGTATCGGCGCGGTGCACGACGGCCGGACACCGACCGTCGAGTCCCTGTCGGCCGCGCTCAACGTTGCCCTGTTCAACGAGACCCGCGCACGGGCGGAGGACGTGGCCGGCACGATCCGTACCGACGGGGCGCGGGTGGCCGCGGAGCTGCTGCTCGACATGGCCGGCCGGGGACGGGCGCGGGCGTCCGCGTGA
- a CDS encoding glycoside hydrolase, giving the protein MDDKITDDVGSGPCPAGDAPGSADQSVRRSRGARHSRSVRRVQVRRRARTRRVLAASLALTAVAGASGCGGTAAAGAAGGSHLTFPVQGGTADVDTASLAVHARTRDGRTLVLSAPSPTGLGTPGPLTRTADGARWSYPAKGLTVTARSERGRLSISMKADRNGSLTWPVTGTDAAASAVQVPRGEGLDIPVRDRFWNSAQGGLAGSTVEMSEGLSLPLWGHTFGGARGRHGVSYLSPTDIGTKLAFGSEKGRLRTTATHSFNGGDGTRAYTVTFALTDGNPVAPAADYRSWLSEHGQLGSLREKIKADPANGKLLGAFHAYLWGEARKAAGVQRLRRLGVDRMWLGYDAGPGPMDATAVRAAKEAGYLVGPYDSFANGQNPRTADSPTSVWPGTVFPDFCVQRPDGTPRTGFGGRGCYLSSRALEQAEPSRHYLAERTRSMVGNGADSYFLDVDATGELFRDHSAAHPMTKEQDRGHRLARMRRLARHLVLGSESAMPWANKVLAFDHGAATPVADGLWKLERDKKKWGGYYPQDGPKNFFRPAELPAALSKAMYDPTYRAPLYETALHGSLVNVERWELAYDKLPKEKTTRALLAMLYNIPLNYVLNGPSLQAHGAELAALQKYFSPLHRAAGTEKLTSFRWLTDDRTVQRTVFGNGVLTVTANFGRTPHDGLPGGCVDARLRGEDRARRLCPAKAATG; this is encoded by the coding sequence ATGGACGACAAGATCACGGATGATGTGGGCAGCGGCCCGTGCCCGGCCGGCGACGCCCCGGGCTCGGCCGACCAGAGTGTTCGACGCAGCCGGGGCGCCCGGCACAGCCGCAGCGTCCGGCGCGTACAGGTCCGCCGGCGGGCCCGTACGCGCCGGGTGCTGGCCGCCTCCCTCGCCCTGACGGCCGTGGCCGGCGCCTCCGGCTGCGGCGGTACGGCCGCGGCCGGGGCCGCCGGGGGCTCTCACCTCACCTTCCCCGTACAGGGCGGCACGGCGGACGTGGACACCGCCTCGCTGGCGGTGCACGCCCGCACCCGGGACGGCCGTACGCTGGTGCTGTCCGCGCCCTCCCCCACCGGCCTCGGCACGCCGGGGCCGCTCACCCGTACCGCCGACGGCGCGCGCTGGAGCTATCCGGCCAAGGGGCTCACCGTCACCGCCCGTTCGGAGCGCGGACGGCTGAGCATCAGCATGAAGGCGGACCGGAACGGGTCGCTGACGTGGCCGGTGACCGGTACGGACGCCGCCGCCTCGGCCGTGCAGGTGCCGCGCGGCGAGGGCCTGGACATCCCCGTACGCGACCGGTTCTGGAACTCCGCACAGGGCGGACTGGCCGGGAGCACCGTCGAGATGAGCGAGGGCCTGAGCCTGCCGCTGTGGGGCCACACCTTCGGGGGCGCCCGGGGCCGGCACGGCGTCAGCTACCTCTCCCCCACCGACATCGGCACCAAGCTGGCGTTCGGGTCCGAGAAAGGGCGGCTGCGCACCACCGCCACCCACTCCTTCAACGGCGGTGACGGCACCCGCGCCTACACCGTCACCTTCGCCCTCACCGACGGCAATCCGGTGGCCCCGGCCGCCGACTACCGTTCCTGGCTCTCCGAGCACGGACAGCTCGGCTCCCTGCGCGAGAAGATCAAGGCTGATCCGGCCAACGGCAAGCTGCTCGGGGCCTTCCACGCCTACCTGTGGGGCGAGGCACGCAAGGCGGCCGGCGTCCAGCGGCTGCGCCGACTGGGCGTGGACCGGATGTGGCTGGGGTACGACGCCGGGCCCGGCCCGATGGACGCCACGGCCGTGCGGGCCGCCAAGGAGGCGGGCTACCTCGTGGGCCCGTACGACTCCTTCGCCAACGGCCAGAATCCCCGGACCGCCGACAGCCCCACCTCCGTGTGGCCGGGCACCGTCTTCCCCGACTTCTGCGTACAGCGCCCGGACGGCACCCCTCGGACCGGCTTCGGCGGGCGCGGCTGCTACCTCAGCTCCCGGGCCCTTGAGCAGGCCGAACCCTCCCGGCACTACCTCGCCGAGCGCACGCGCTCCATGGTCGGGAACGGCGCGGACAGTTACTTCCTGGACGTGGACGCCACCGGCGAGCTGTTCCGCGACCACAGCGCCGCCCACCCCATGACCAAGGAGCAGGACCGCGGCCACCGCCTGGCCCGTATGCGGCGCCTGGCCCGCCACCTGGTGCTCGGCTCGGAGTCGGCGATGCCCTGGGCGAACAAGGTGCTGGCCTTTGACCACGGTGCGGCGACACCGGTCGCCGACGGCCTGTGGAAGCTGGAGCGGGACAAGAAGAAGTGGGGCGGCTACTACCCGCAGGACGGGCCGAAGAACTTCTTCCGGCCCGCCGAACTGCCCGCCGCCCTGTCCAAGGCGATGTACGACCCCACGTACCGCGCGCCGCTGTACGAGACCGCGCTGCACGGCTCGCTGGTCAACGTCGAGCGCTGGGAGCTGGCGTACGACAAGCTCCCCAAGGAGAAGACCACCCGCGCGCTGCTCGCGATGCTCTACAACATCCCGCTCAACTACGTCCTGAACGGGCCGTCGCTCCAAGCGCACGGCGCGGAACTGGCGGCGCTCCAGAAGTACTTCTCGCCGCTGCACCGCGCCGCGGGCACCGAGAAACTGACGTCCTTCCGGTGGCTGACCGATGACCGCACCGTTCAGCGCACGGTCTTCGGCAACGGCGTACTGACCGTCACCGCCAACTTCGGCCGGACGCCGCACGACGGGCTGCCGGGCGGCTGCGTGGACGCCCGGCTGCGCGGCGAGGACCGGGCGCGGCGGCTGTGCCCGGCGAAGGCGGCGACGGGATGA